In Chryseobacterium lactis, a single genomic region encodes these proteins:
- a CDS encoding dihydrolipoamide acetyltransferase family protein, protein MAEYKLLLPSMGEGVMEATIITWLFNEGDNVKEDDSVVEIATDKVDSDVPTPVSGKIVKILKQKDEVAKVGEAIAILEIEGEGAVSEESTATTPAATPDAETLKAIEEPLQTVAASNVEFSGDLYLSPLVKSIAQQEKISETELKTIKGSGLEGRITKEDILAYVANRGSQPAQQAAPVQAASTPKPAVSAPAATISAGAGDEIIPMDRMRKIIAENMVKAKQIAPHVTSFIETDVTNVVKWRNKNKAIFEKREGEKLTFMPIFVKAVVKAIQDFPMINVSVSGENIIKKKNINIGMATALPDGNLIVPVIKNADQLSLSGLAKAINDLAYRARNKKLRPEDTQGATYTISNVGSFGNLMGTPIIPQPQVAILAIGAIVKKPAVLETADGDVIAIRNLMFMSHSYDHRVVDGSLGGMMLKHVHDYLENWDLNTEI, encoded by the coding sequence ATGGCAGAATACAAATTATTGCTTCCTTCCATGGGAGAAGGTGTTATGGAAGCGACAATTATCACTTGGTTATTCAATGAAGGTGATAACGTAAAAGAAGATGATTCTGTAGTAGAAATTGCTACAGATAAAGTAGATTCAGACGTTCCGACACCAGTTTCGGGGAAAATTGTAAAAATTTTAAAGCAAAAAGATGAAGTTGCAAAAGTAGGTGAGGCCATTGCTATTTTAGAAATTGAAGGAGAAGGTGCCGTTTCAGAAGAATCAACAGCTACAACTCCGGCAGCGACCCCGGATGCTGAAACATTAAAAGCAATTGAAGAGCCATTACAAACGGTAGCTGCTTCAAATGTAGAATTCTCAGGAGACCTTTATTTATCTCCACTTGTAAAATCAATTGCACAACAGGAAAAAATTTCTGAAACTGAACTGAAAACCATCAAAGGAAGCGGTTTAGAAGGTAGAATCACTAAAGAAGATATATTAGCATACGTTGCTAACAGAGGTAGCCAACCTGCTCAACAAGCAGCTCCGGTACAGGCAGCCTCTACTCCAAAACCAGCAGTTTCTGCTCCGGCAGCCACGATTTCTGCAGGCGCAGGTGATGAGATCATTCCAATGGACAGAATGAGAAAGATCATCGCTGAAAACATGGTAAAAGCAAAACAAATTGCTCCACACGTTACTTCTTTCATCGAAACAGACGTTACCAACGTTGTAAAGTGGAGAAATAAAAACAAAGCAATCTTCGAAAAACGTGAAGGTGAAAAACTTACTTTCATGCCAATTTTCGTAAAAGCAGTAGTAAAAGCGATCCAGGATTTCCCAATGATCAATGTTTCTGTTAGCGGTGAAAATATCATCAAAAAGAAAAACATCAATATTGGTATGGCTACTGCCCTTCCGGATGGAAACCTTATCGTTCCTGTTATTAAAAACGCTGATCAGCTATCTCTTTCAGGATTGGCAAAAGCAATCAATGACTTAGCGTACAGAGCAAGAAACAAAAAATTAAGACCTGAGGATACTCAAGGGGCAACTTATACTATTTCTAATGTAGGAAGCTTTGGAAACCTTATGGGAACACCGATTATTCCTCAGCCGCAGGTTGCTATCCTTGCAATCGGAGCGATCGTTAAGAAACCGGCAGTTCTTGAAACAGCAGACGGAGACGTAATTGCAATCAGAAACTTAATGTTTATGTCTCATTCTTATGACCACAGAGTCGTAGACGGTTCTCTGGGAGGAATGATGTTAAAACATGTTCACGATTACCTTGAAAACTGGGATCTGAATACAGAGATTTAA
- a CDS encoding chloride channel protein, translated as MLKILILIRKSIKNSFDNIRNEQLKYNLLQAIPFWIASVITGFFAVLYAKIFAWGENLMNFIFDWHAWMIFIIAPIGFVLSWWLVKEFAPNAKGSGIPQVMAAVELANPKEHKKIRSLLSLKIIIFKIISSVVLVIGGGAVGREGPTIQIAGSVFRKVNEYLPEWWPKISKKNMIMTGAAAGLAAAFNTPLGGIVFAVEELSKTHINYFKTALFTAVIIAGLTAQTLAGSYLYLGYPKTNDVSLMVMFPIILVAATAGILASHLSVIMLRINNWKKKTLKTDKANVIFLVICALFIASIAYFINREILGSGKEIMERVLFTKNKHEDWYVPILRMLGPALSFTSGGAGGIFAPALTAGASIGSVISGAIHLTPNETNVVVLGGMVAFLTGITRAPFTSAIIVLEMTDRHSLIFHLMLAGMVSSIASILVSRHSLYDVLKTNFLTEARQQD; from the coding sequence ATGCTGAAAATCCTGATCCTTATACGGAAATCCATTAAAAATTCTTTTGACAATATTCGAAATGAGCAGCTGAAGTACAATCTGCTTCAGGCTATTCCGTTCTGGATTGCCTCTGTTATTACCGGTTTTTTTGCTGTACTCTATGCTAAAATATTTGCCTGGGGTGAAAATCTGATGAATTTTATCTTTGACTGGCATGCCTGGATGATTTTCATTATTGCACCCATCGGTTTTGTGCTCTCATGGTGGCTGGTCAAGGAGTTCGCACCCAATGCCAAAGGAAGTGGAATTCCACAGGTGATGGCCGCTGTAGAACTCGCTAATCCAAAAGAACACAAAAAGATCAGAAGTCTTTTAAGCCTTAAAATCATTATTTTTAAAATCATTTCTTCCGTAGTTCTGGTTATTGGTGGAGGCGCAGTGGGACGTGAAGGCCCTACTATCCAAATAGCAGGTTCTGTTTTCAGGAAAGTAAACGAATATCTTCCGGAATGGTGGCCTAAGATTTCCAAAAAAAACATGATCATGACCGGAGCCGCAGCCGGACTTGCTGCCGCATTTAATACGCCTTTGGGTGGAATTGTATTTGCAGTAGAAGAACTTTCAAAAACGCATATCAACTACTTTAAAACAGCATTATTTACCGCAGTCATTATTGCCGGATTAACAGCTCAGACACTCGCCGGCTCTTATTTGTATCTGGGATACCCAAAAACCAATGATGTTTCTTTAATGGTTATGTTTCCGATTATTCTGGTAGCAGCCACCGCGGGAATTCTGGCAAGCCATCTTTCAGTCATTATGCTTAGAATTAACAACTGGAAAAAGAAAACATTAAAAACCGATAAGGCTAATGTTATATTTTTAGTGATTTGTGCCCTATTTATCGCGTCGATAGCCTATTTCATCAATAGAGAAATTCTTGGTTCAGGAAAAGAAATTATGGAACGGGTACTTTTTACAAAGAATAAACATGAAGACTGGTATGTTCCTATTTTAAGAATGCTTGGCCCTGCCCTTTCTTTTACTTCGGGAGGTGCAGGAGGGATTTTTGCGCCGGCTCTTACTGCGGGAGCAAGTATCGGTTCTGTCATTTCAGGAGCAATTCATTTAACGCCCAATGAAACCAATGTCGTCGTTCTTGGTGGAATGGTTGCTTTTCTCACAGGAATTACCAGAGCTCCGTTTACATCAGCAATTATTGTTCTGGAAATGACCGACAGGCATTCATTGATTTTTCATTTGATGCTTGCCGGTATGGTTTCCTCAATTGCTTCTATTCTGGTAAGCAGACATTCATTGTATGATGTATTGAAAACGAATTTTCTTACTGAAGCCAGACAACAGGATTAG
- the rpsF gene encoding 30S ribosomal protein S6: MNNYETVFILTPVLSESQVEEAVNKYVDLIKEKNCEIVAKENWGLKKLAYPIQLKKNGFYTLIEFKGEGSVVADLELAFKRDERVIRYLTTKLDKHAIEYAVTRRAKVKAAKA, encoded by the coding sequence ATGAACAATTACGAAACTGTTTTCATTTTAACTCCCGTTCTATCTGAGTCACAGGTAGAGGAAGCAGTGAACAAGTATGTAGATCTTATCAAAGAAAAGAACTGCGAAATCGTTGCTAAAGAAAACTGGGGATTAAAAAAATTAGCTTACCCAATCCAATTGAAAAAGAATGGGTTCTATACTTTAATCGAATTTAAAGGAGAAGGTTCTGTAGTAGCTGACTTAGAATTAGCATTCAAGCGTGACGAGAGAGTAATCCGTTACCTTACTACAAAACTTGACAAGCATGCTATTGAGTACGCTGTAACAAGAAGAGCTAAAGTAAAAGCAGCTAAAGCTTAA
- the rpsR gene encoding 30S ribosomal protein S18, which translates to MAIDEMAKQASAGGESEVKFLTPLDINTKSEKKYCRFKKYGIKHVDYKDADFLLQFVNEQGKILPRRYTGTSLKYQRKVSAAIKRARHLSLLPYVADLLK; encoded by the coding sequence ATGGCAATAGATGAAATGGCTAAACAAGCCTCAGCTGGAGGAGAATCAGAAGTAAAATTCCTTACTCCACTTGATATCAATACAAAATCTGAAAAGAAATATTGTAGATTCAAAAAATACGGAATTAAGCACGTTGATTACAAAGATGCTGATTTCTTATTACAGTTTGTAAACGAGCAAGGTAAAATCTTACCAAGAAGATACACTGGAACTTCTTTAAAATACCAAAGAAAAGTTTCTGCTGCTATCAAAAGAGCAAGACACCTTTCTTTACTACCTTACGTAGCTGACTTATTGAAATAA
- the rplI gene encoding 50S ribosomal protein L9 → MDIILKQDVENLGLEFDTVSVKPGYARNFLLPQGIALLATPKNKAALEATLEARKEEEAKLISAANAVVDQLKKTSITIPAKVGSGDKLFGSINNADLSAALAKAGVSVEKKYIKIPGNTIKRTGRVTANIRLHRNVEYNFEFDIVSDAPVVAAAPAAKKEEAKSEEA, encoded by the coding sequence ATGGATATCATCCTAAAACAAGACGTAGAAAACTTAGGACTTGAGTTTGATACAGTAAGCGTAAAGCCAGGTTATGCTAGAAACTTCTTACTTCCTCAGGGAATTGCACTTTTAGCTACACCTAAAAACAAAGCTGCTCTTGAAGCTACTTTGGAAGCTAGAAAAGAAGAAGAAGCTAAATTAATCTCTGCTGCTAACGCTGTAGTAGATCAATTAAAGAAAACTTCTATTACTATTCCTGCAAAAGTAGGTTCTGGTGATAAATTATTCGGATCTATCAACAATGCAGATCTTTCTGCTGCTCTTGCTAAAGCTGGAGTTTCTGTAGAGAAGAAATACATCAAAATTCCAGGGAACACTATTAAGAGAACTGGTAGAGTAACTGCAAACATCAGATTACACAGAAACGTTGAGTACAATTTCGAATTCGATATCGTATCTGACGCTCCAGTTGTAGCTGCTGCACCTGCTGCGAAAAAAGAAGAAGCTAAATCTGAAGAAGCTTAA
- a CDS encoding helix-turn-helix domain-containing protein, with product MAKVRRLVSDMICETRKRFAHLRQFKNSSYLYSMDNSHFKAVEEDDAEFYIHHVLTGNITTEIHYHSSAQLVYAEGGIVHVFTDLKHWYLPARYFMWIPAGTPHYLFSTSPKVNLYNFYFKKEENENGFFDEINIYSVNDLLREMILYTKEWNGKITKNDGSKYYFLKALKGILPEKIDKKLPFPVQHPFPKDETLLKIARYIHENLDKPLTIESTAKEFGMSTRTLSRKFKETLGMNYVRFLRALRITRSLELMLEGKYNMYEIAMMVGYNSLSSFSNIFKKVIGVAPTEYQQKLRGDR from the coding sequence ATGGCAAAGGTACGGCGACTAGTATCCGACATGATTTGTGAAACCAGAAAAAGATTTGCTCATTTACGCCAATTTAAAAATTCTTCTTATCTTTATTCCATGGATAATAGTCATTTTAAAGCCGTGGAAGAAGATGATGCTGAATTTTATATACACCACGTGCTTACAGGAAATATAACTACAGAAATTCATTATCACAGTTCTGCCCAGCTGGTCTATGCGGAGGGTGGAATTGTGCATGTTTTTACAGATCTTAAACACTGGTATCTTCCGGCAAGATATTTTATGTGGATTCCTGCCGGAACGCCTCATTATCTTTTTTCTACCAGTCCGAAAGTGAATTTATATAATTTTTATTTTAAAAAAGAAGAAAATGAAAATGGCTTTTTTGATGAAATTAATATTTATTCAGTTAATGATTTGCTGAGAGAAATGATTTTATATACAAAAGAATGGAATGGAAAAATCACAAAAAATGATGGTTCTAAATATTACTTTCTTAAAGCTTTAAAAGGCATTTTACCGGAAAAAATAGATAAAAAACTCCCTTTTCCTGTTCAGCATCCCTTTCCAAAAGATGAAACTTTATTAAAAATAGCCAGATACATCCATGAGAATCTGGATAAGCCGCTTACCATTGAGTCTACGGCCAAAGAATTTGGAATGAGTACCAGAACCCTGTCGAGGAAGTTTAAGGAGACTTTAGGGATGAATTACGTTCGTTTTCTGCGTGCTTTAAGGATTACCCGCTCACTTGAATTGATGTTGGAAGGAAAGTACAATATGTACGAAATAGCAATGATGGTAGGCTACAATAGCTTATCCTCCTTTAGTAATATTTTCAAAAAAGTAATCGGAGTCGCTCCTACGGAATATCAGCAGAAATTGAGAGGTGACAGGTAG
- a CDS encoding TolC family protein, protein MNMIFNACRYLCIALCLLLSNLLYTQMIDYRHLGLQEAVEIGLKNNKNIQISHLKQEMSVTREKDLKMEKLPDIEFHTSYMQVTNLYQHQDGVFNKATKYNAINAMYDFTLSASIPVYMGGKIKNTEKKAAIDTEISTLRTHLDERQLKMEIITAFLQIHHLKEQQNLINDKMKEDSVNIKQVKTLKANGVVTVNEVLRTSLQLSNHKMSWTELDNDIQIAEHKLKTILSLPENQEMHTNTEDLISDKVAIPYIEELTETALNKNESVGMTHKNLSLKELDQKITKANYLPKITAGGEYFLKYPNMMFFPPEPYAYRLGMIGMNLTYPIENLYKNKYKMQEAKENINLAKLQIEENEEKIRHNVFEAYKKFEETDQKVKIAEEAIDQAKENYRIVRTKYANKLSLITELIDADNTYLEAESNLISVKINRQLKYYQLQYTIGNL, encoded by the coding sequence ATGAATATGATATTTAACGCATGCAGATATCTGTGCATCGCGTTGTGCTTATTATTGAGCAACCTTTTATACACACAGATGATTGATTACCGACATCTAGGCCTGCAAGAAGCTGTTGAAATCGGATTAAAAAACAACAAAAACATTCAGATAAGTCATCTGAAGCAAGAAATGTCGGTCACCAGAGAGAAAGATCTCAAAATGGAAAAACTTCCGGACATTGAGTTTCATACAAGCTACATGCAGGTGACCAATCTTTACCAACATCAGGACGGTGTATTCAACAAAGCTACAAAGTACAATGCCATTAATGCAATGTATGATTTTACCCTATCAGCCTCTATTCCTGTATACATGGGTGGTAAAATTAAGAATACAGAAAAAAAAGCAGCGATTGACACTGAAATTTCAACTTTAAGAACACATCTTGACGAAAGACAATTGAAAATGGAGATCATTACTGCCTTTCTGCAGATTCATCATTTAAAAGAACAACAGAACCTGATCAACGACAAAATGAAAGAAGATTCTGTCAATATCAAACAGGTTAAAACTTTAAAAGCAAATGGTGTAGTGACCGTTAATGAAGTATTGAGAACCTCATTACAACTTTCCAACCACAAAATGAGCTGGACGGAACTGGATAATGATATACAAATTGCCGAACATAAGCTGAAAACCATTCTCTCACTTCCGGAAAATCAGGAAATGCATACGAATACAGAAGATCTGATTTCTGATAAAGTAGCCATTCCTTATATTGAAGAGTTGACAGAAACAGCTTTAAACAAAAACGAATCCGTCGGGATGACTCACAAAAACTTATCCTTAAAAGAACTGGATCAGAAAATCACCAAAGCGAATTATCTACCGAAGATTACCGCAGGTGGAGAATATTTTTTAAAGTACCCGAATATGATGTTTTTTCCGCCTGAGCCTTATGCATATCGCCTGGGAATGATCGGGATGAACCTTACCTATCCTATCGAAAATCTGTACAAAAACAAGTACAAAATGCAGGAAGCTAAAGAAAATATTAATCTTGCTAAGCTGCAGATCGAAGAAAATGAAGAGAAAATCAGACACAACGTCTTTGAAGCCTATAAAAAGTTTGAAGAAACCGATCAGAAAGTAAAAATTGCTGAGGAAGCTATCGATCAGGCTAAAGAAAACTACAGGATCGTAAGAACAAAATATGCCAATAAACTAAGTCTGATTACCGAGCTCATCGATGCAGACAACACCTATCTGGAAGCAGAATCCAATCTTATTTCCGTAAAAATTAACAGACAACTAAAATATTATCAACTCCAATATACGATTGGAAACTTATAA
- a CDS encoding HlyD family secretion protein — protein MAQKQLTQKEKRINKTITLLAWILIISGVTGMISFYLFSRKNVTTNDAQIEQYITPVSSKISGFIKTIRFNENQFVHEGDTLIVIDNREFVNQVHMAEASLHANTENITTIQSSVNTKESDTKIIDAKMASAKIDIWRTEQDYKRYKNLLAEDAATEQDFENVKASYEQSKANLLALEQQKNAVRAGANEQQTKVAPAKSQIQQSSASLNNAKLFLSYTVITAPYDGWVGKKTIQEGQLIKEGQALVQMVSKEKWIIANYKETQLGQIDQKQEVTITADAYPGIEFKGKILSISPASGSQFSLVKPDNATGNFVKIEQRFPVKIILDHNKDNEKLLSGMNVLVSAKKI, from the coding sequence ATGGCACAGAAACAACTGACACAAAAGGAAAAAAGAATCAACAAGACGATTACTTTACTGGCCTGGATCCTTATTATCAGCGGCGTCACAGGAATGATAAGTTTTTATCTTTTCTCAAGAAAAAATGTAACGACGAATGATGCACAGATTGAGCAGTATATAACACCCGTATCAAGCAAGATTTCAGGCTTTATCAAAACAATAAGATTTAATGAAAATCAGTTTGTTCATGAAGGTGACACTTTAATCGTCATAGACAACAGAGAATTTGTTAATCAGGTTCATATGGCAGAGGCTAGTCTTCACGCCAACACTGAAAATATTACGACTATTCAAAGTAGTGTCAATACGAAAGAAAGTGATACTAAAATTATAGATGCAAAAATGGCATCTGCCAAAATTGATATCTGGAGAACTGAGCAGGATTATAAAAGATACAAAAATCTGCTGGCAGAAGATGCTGCCACAGAACAGGATTTTGAAAATGTAAAAGCGTCTTACGAACAGTCAAAAGCCAATCTTTTAGCACTGGAACAACAAAAGAACGCTGTAAGAGCCGGAGCCAATGAACAGCAAACTAAGGTTGCCCCTGCTAAAAGCCAGATCCAGCAAAGCTCTGCCAGTCTGAATAATGCTAAACTTTTCCTGTCATACACAGTTATCACAGCACCTTACGACGGATGGGTAGGCAAAAAGACCATTCAGGAAGGTCAGTTGATCAAAGAAGGTCAGGCCTTGGTACAAATGGTAAGCAAAGAAAAGTGGATCATTGCCAACTACAAAGAAACACAACTGGGACAAATTGATCAGAAACAAGAAGTAACGATTACTGCCGATGCTTATCCCGGTATTGAATTCAAAGGAAAGATTCTTTCCATTTCGCCAGCTTCAGGATCGCAGTTTTCTCTGGTAAAGCCTGATAATGCGACAGGAAACTTCGTAAAAATCGAGCAAAGATTTCCTGTTAAAATAATACTTGATCATAATAAAGACAATGAAAAGCTGCTTTCCGGAATGAATGTTCTGGTGAGCGCGAAGAAGATATAG
- a CDS encoding MFS transporter, with amino-acid sequence MQHNTVYHKWLPQWLKLPLLILALFPHIMLLSLLHSNSAFTSSFMDVDSDDIQYLMMLMYGTFVVTLLVLQRFMSYFSVKYYVLLMSSVSVILLYILSVTNDYHVILVIRFLEGFFGLLEGAIFLPLIIAELKTRHAKVIAYLFMYALMLTGGTVTTTLLKSSIQDYDYQHMILMMAYFHVFVLILGFVIFNKNRFFPKKPLYQMDITSWFLLWACLQSGAYAIVYGKRLMWLESDTVVICLLIFLLSGGLFMLKQRSSKRPLFHFEVFNSKNVIVGMILFFIFYLIRSGLNNVYSIMATVWKWPWDYIVNIQYWNVAGTLIGVFLSGICLVRGVSSRIVFFTGFLLLAVDCAWFTYTFYPDTTLSTICPPLFLQGVAQGLLFTPLVFFLISGMPENYVANASAMGTTTRFWATAIGYALMQNLMLFLTLKHSDVLSFNLTDTNPVFYSQWNQLLGANISKLPVNESLSMTAGAFKAKIAAQSILLSNMEIFTGLFWLAFITALLLLLYHPVKIAVRNIM; translated from the coding sequence ATGCAACACAATACAGTTTATCATAAATGGTTACCGCAATGGTTGAAACTGCCATTACTCATCCTGGCATTATTTCCACATATCATGTTGTTATCATTGCTTCACTCCAATAGTGCCTTTACTTCTTCCTTTATGGATGTAGACTCAGACGATATTCAATATCTGATGATGCTGATGTATGGGACGTTTGTAGTAACACTTTTGGTTTTACAGCGATTTATGTCCTATTTCAGTGTGAAATATTATGTTCTGCTGATGTCTTCCGTTTCTGTGATTCTTCTTTACATCTTATCCGTTACCAATGACTATCATGTTATTTTGGTCATCCGGTTTTTAGAGGGATTCTTCGGATTGCTGGAAGGAGCAATCTTTCTGCCTTTAATTATAGCTGAATTAAAGACCAGACATGCAAAAGTCATTGCTTATCTTTTCATGTATGCGCTTATGCTTACAGGAGGAACGGTGACTACAACTTTGCTAAAATCAAGCATTCAGGATTATGACTATCAACACATGATCCTGATGATGGCTTATTTCCATGTTTTTGTTTTGATCCTGGGCTTCGTCATTTTCAATAAAAATCGTTTCTTTCCAAAAAAGCCGTTATATCAAATGGATATTACAAGCTGGTTTCTGCTTTGGGCATGCCTTCAATCCGGAGCCTATGCCATTGTTTATGGAAAGAGACTGATGTGGCTTGAATCTGATACTGTGGTTATTTGCCTATTAATCTTTCTGCTTTCCGGAGGTTTATTTATGTTGAAACAAAGAAGCTCCAAACGGCCTTTATTTCACTTTGAAGTTTTCAACTCAAAAAATGTAATTGTAGGAATGATTTTATTTTTCATCTTCTATCTTATTCGTTCAGGGTTAAATAATGTCTACAGCATTATGGCTACAGTCTGGAAGTGGCCATGGGATTATATCGTCAATATTCAGTACTGGAACGTTGCAGGTACACTTATTGGTGTTTTTTTATCAGGAATCTGCTTGGTTCGTGGTGTTTCATCCAGGATTGTATTTTTCACAGGATTCCTTTTATTGGCAGTAGATTGTGCATGGTTTACCTATACCTTTTATCCGGATACAACACTTTCTACCATCTGTCCTCCGCTATTCTTACAGGGGGTGGCACAGGGCTTATTATTTACACCTTTAGTTTTCTTTCTGATTTCAGGAATGCCCGAAAATTATGTAGCAAATGCCAGTGCTATGGGAACCACTACCCGATTCTGGGCCACCGCCATCGGGTATGCTTTAATGCAAAATCTGATGTTATTTTTAACATTAAAACATTCAGATGTATTAAGTTTTAACCTTACAGATACCAATCCGGTTTTCTATAGTCAATGGAATCAGCTGTTAGGAGCCAATATTTCAAAATTACCTGTTAACGAATCGTTATCGATGACTGCCGGTGCATTTAAAGCCAAAATAGCAGCGCAATCCATTTTACTTTCCAATATGGAAATTTTTACGGGATTATTCTGGCTCGCATTTATTACCGCTCTACTTTTATTACTTTACCATCCGGTAAAAATAGCAGTGAGAAATATTATGTAG
- a CDS encoding aldehyde dehydrogenase: protein MEIGKILQSQRDFFKTQQTKSLAFRKMYLEKLRNLIISHESLLYEAIDKDFGKSRFDTFTTEISFVLKDIDYYLKNLKTLSKPKKVSTNLANQLGNSKIYSDPLGCILVIGAWNYPYQLSLSPIIAAMAAGNCCILKPSEIAENTMKAMSKIINENFPPEYLYVYEGGVDETTALLQLKFDKIFFTGSTKVGKIVYKAAAEHLTPVVLELGGKSPAIVTKEANLEIAAKRIVWGKFLNAGQTCVAPDYLLIEETIQEQFLETVRKYIKEFKYETDSEQYTRIINVKNFHRLTNLIDQEKIYFGGNFNEEKLYIEPTILNNIDWNDPVMEEEIFGPILPVISFNNFNMAVNTVLEQEKPLAAYLFSNNSEEKEIFTRKLSFGGGCINDCVMHLSNDHLPFGGVGSSGIGSYHGKYGFETFSHQKSVLEKTTWGEPNIKYPPYSEKKLSWIKKLL, encoded by the coding sequence ATGGAAATTGGAAAAATTTTACAGAGTCAGAGAGACTTTTTCAAGACCCAGCAAACCAAGAGTCTTGCCTTTCGGAAAATGTATCTTGAAAAACTCAGAAACCTCATTATCTCTCATGAAAGCCTTTTGTATGAAGCCATCGACAAAGATTTTGGAAAGTCCAGATTTGATACATTTACCACAGAAATATCTTTTGTTCTCAAGGATATTGATTATTATTTAAAAAACTTAAAAACCCTTTCAAAGCCTAAAAAAGTAAGTACCAATCTTGCGAATCAACTGGGAAATAGTAAAATCTACTCCGATCCGCTGGGTTGTATTTTGGTGATCGGTGCATGGAACTATCCTTATCAACTTTCACTCTCACCCATTATTGCTGCTATGGCTGCAGGAAATTGTTGTATTCTTAAGCCCAGTGAAATTGCCGAAAATACAATGAAAGCAATGTCAAAAATTATTAACGAAAACTTTCCACCGGAATATCTGTATGTATATGAAGGAGGAGTTGATGAGACTACAGCGCTTTTACAATTGAAGTTTGATAAAATATTTTTTACAGGAAGTACCAAAGTCGGAAAAATTGTATATAAAGCAGCCGCAGAGCATCTGACTCCCGTTGTTCTTGAATTAGGTGGAAAATCTCCTGCCATTGTTACCAAAGAAGCCAACCTTGAAATTGCAGCTAAACGAATTGTTTGGGGCAAATTTCTCAATGCCGGGCAAACCTGCGTGGCTCCTGATTATTTACTGATTGAAGAAACTATTCAGGAACAATTTCTGGAGACAGTCAGAAAATACATTAAAGAATTCAAATATGAAACGGATTCAGAGCAATATACGAGGATTATTAATGTTAAAAATTTTCATCGCCTTACCAACCTTATTGATCAGGAAAAAATCTATTTTGGGGGAAATTTTAATGAAGAAAAATTATACATAGAGCCTACTATTCTCAACAATATTGACTGGAATGATCCCGTGATGGAAGAAGAAATCTTTGGTCCTATTCTACCGGTCATCAGTTTTAATAATTTCAATATGGCGGTCAATACCGTTTTGGAGCAGGAAAAGCCTTTGGCAGCCTATCTTTTTAGCAATAATTCAGAGGAAAAAGAAATCTTTACAAGAAAACTATCTTTCGGAGGCGGGTGTATTAACGATTGCGTGATGCATTTGAGTAATGATCACTTACCATTTGGAGGCGTCGGAAGTTCAGGGATCGGAAGTTATCATGGAAAATATGGTTTTGAAACATTCTCACACCAAAAATCTGTTCTTGAAAAAACGACCTGGGGCGAACCTAATATCAAGTATCCACCGTATTCTGAGAAAAAATTAAGCTGGATTAAAAAGCTTTTGTAA
- a CDS encoding thioredoxin family protein, with protein sequence MKKMTILAFLGLGFFAFSQDVKNLPDKGKQKTALIVPTGQAELDAKKKAAEEKAKLPKPYDPKADAQADINKLVAQAKKEGKNIMIQAGGNWCIWCLRFNEFVQKTPELKQIVDKNYLYYHLNFSPDNKNEKVFAQYDNPGDKFGYPVFIILDKNGKMIKVQQSDVLEEGKGYSKEKVKEFFNTWTPKG encoded by the coding sequence ATGAAAAAAATGACAATATTAGCTTTCCTGGGTTTGGGTTTTTTCGCTTTTTCACAAGATGTAAAGAATTTACCGGATAAAGGAAAGCAAAAAACCGCACTAATTGTACCTACAGGACAAGCTGAATTGGACGCGAAGAAGAAAGCGGCTGAAGAAAAAGCCAAGCTTCCAAAACCTTATGATCCAAAGGCAGATGCTCAGGCAGATATTAATAAATTAGTTGCTCAGGCTAAGAAAGAGGGGAAGAACATTATGATTCAGGCCGGTGGAAACTGGTGTATCTGGTGTCTTCGTTTCAACGAGTTTGTTCAGAAAACTCCTGAACTGAAGCAAATTGTAGATAAGAATTATTTATATTATCATCTGAATTTCTCTCCGGATAATAAGAATGAGAAAGTTTTTGCTCAATATGATAATCCGGGTGATAAGTTTGGATATCCTGTTTTTATTATTTTGGATAAAAATGGTAAAATGATCAAAGTTCAGCAAAGTGATGTCTTAGAGGAAGGAAAAGGGTATAGCAAAGAAAAGGTAAAAGAGTTCTTTAATACCTGGACTCCTAAAGGATAA